One part of the Glycine max cultivar Williams 82 chromosome 14, Glycine_max_v4.0, whole genome shotgun sequence genome encodes these proteins:
- the LOC102665554 gene encoding uncharacterized protein, with amino-acid sequence MDNRFKPSTNETLDSQSTEEDAAGLVAPLSAQNQVGLILGETSSQIQQQNLARNYDPFTNQLLNDPPVFQGLAISNENHTRSQVDEIARVNMGKANTQIMTSERSTLPPLQDDHTNNSHEAWNSRYTQSQSQVAMPNDYRERVDGPVQLYRAPPNLILNIGNQNVTPMVSSIGTSNVIIPMAMPNPRQNLQIERELRREEPNEVARNFRLREGQAERPLGNQRLEIGEGSSSKRRRTNSLPRQGPNTGLALQLPNNAPAWQGPNTGLALQLPNNAPEIQGPQNQNNNPGNQVEIRGNSLYDPIFETLGLAVDPHIRLFEAQNGQAEKGYYMFK; translated from the exons ATGGATAATCGG ttCAAACCATCCACCAATGAAACTCTTGATTCCCAGTCCACGGAGGAAGATGCAGCTGGGTTAGTTGCTCCTCTCTCTGCACAGAACCAG GTGGGATTAATATTAGGAGAAACTAGTTCACAAATTCAACAGCAAAATTTAGCCAGGAACTATGATCCGTTTACTAATCAACTTCTAAACGATCCACCAGT GTTTCAAGGCTTGGCtatttcaaatgaaaatcaTACAAGGAGTCAG GTAGATGAAATAGCAAGAGTTAACATGGGAAAAGCAAATACACAAATCATGACTAGCGAAAGATCTACATTACCACCTCTTCAAGATGATCATACTAATAACTCTCACGAGGCATGGAACTCTAG GTATACCCAATCCCAATCTCAAGTCGCAATGCCTAATGATTATCGTGAGCGTGTTGATGGTCCTGTTCAACTCTATAG GGCACCACCAAATTTAATTCTCAACATTGGCAACCAGAATGTCACACCAATGGTTTCTTCCATTGGTACATCTAATGTTATCATTCCCATGGCCATGCCAAATCCGAGACAAAACTTACAAATTGAAAGG GAGTTGAGGAGAGAAGAACCAAATGAAGTAGCAAGGAATTTTAGACTCAGAGAG GGACAAGCAGAACGACCATTGGGCAATCAACGACTTGAAATTGGAGAAGGTTCATCCTCTAAGCGTCGAAGG ACAAATTCATTGCCAAGGCAAGGACCAAACACAGGTCTTGCACTCCAGCTACCAAACAATGCACCTGCATGGCAAGGTCCTAACACAGGCCTTGCACTTCAGCTACCAAACAATGCACCTGAAATTCAAGGGCCGCAGAATCAGAACAACAACCCTGGAAATCAAGTGGAAATTAGGGG CAATTCTCTCTATGATCCAATATTTGAGACTCTTGGATTAGCTGTTGACCCTCACATTAGATTGTTTGAAGCACAGAACG GTCAAGCGGAAAAAGGGTACTACATGTTCAAATGA